From one Melioribacteraceae bacterium genomic stretch:
- the pbpC gene encoding penicillin-binding protein 1C, whose translation MTDKLRKLTQNILFRLILVIIFLAITLNFIYPLPSTKSYSKTIYSNNGTLLNAYLSEDDKWRMRTNLDEVTPDLVKAIIEKEDGWFYWHPGVNPIAIIRALAQNVFSGTRVSGASTITMQVARLLEPADRTYWNKFLEILRAIQLEIHFSKDEILEIYLSHLPFGGNIEGVKSASFIYFNRPPDKLSLSQSILLTIIPNDPNKLRLDTKNSNTLTRRNIWIDKFMDEEIFPIQDLKDAKDEPIIFARYEIPNIAAHFSRNISTKFKDDQIISSLDLSIQYKSESLLKKYVNQVTGKGVTNGAVIIIDNQSANVVGYCGSADFYNNSISGQVDGITSVRAPGSTLKPALFAYAIDNGFVTPQMKLLDIPTDFGGYEPENYDLKFYGDVTAEFALANSLNIPAVRLLREVGMNNFLSLLERSGFETVANSKSKLGLSLILGGCGVTLEELTRLFASFASKGNLPKLNYTFTTKESESIKILSEESAYIVGKILMKNERPDFPAEFLFTTKQPRIAWKTGTSYGKRDAWAIGFNPNYTIGVWMGNFDGKGSPHLSGAEMAVPLLFDLFNAVDYDSQNEWFEFPKNLRTREVCTETGLLPSKFCANLMDDYYIENHSPMTRCTLDRELFVNEEETIEYCPECLPNEGYKKVAYSFYDPELTLWQKRNNVNVKRPPKHNPDCSAKFSSEGPKIISPSNEFEYLIEKGNEEEILLQAASDPNVKIHYWFINDKFYKKCSPSEKIFMKASDGKIKITCMDDRGRETTLNVQLRSY comes from the coding sequence ATGACCGATAAACTAAGAAAGTTAACACAAAATATTTTATTCAGGTTAATTCTGGTAATTATATTTTTAGCTATTACACTCAATTTCATTTATCCACTCCCATCGACAAAATCATATTCAAAAACAATTTATTCCAATAATGGAACTCTGCTTAATGCTTATTTATCAGAAGATGATAAATGGCGAATGAGAACTAATCTCGATGAAGTAACACCCGATTTGGTAAAAGCAATTATTGAAAAAGAAGACGGTTGGTTTTATTGGCATCCCGGTGTAAATCCTATTGCAATTATTAGAGCTCTTGCTCAAAATGTTTTCAGCGGAACAAGGGTTTCCGGTGCATCAACCATAACAATGCAAGTTGCAAGGTTACTTGAACCTGCTGATAGAACTTATTGGAATAAGTTTTTAGAAATACTTAGAGCAATTCAACTGGAAATTCATTTTAGCAAAGATGAAATCCTTGAAATTTACTTAAGTCATTTACCCTTTGGAGGAAATATTGAAGGTGTTAAATCGGCATCGTTTATATATTTCAACAGACCTCCGGACAAATTGAGTTTATCACAATCAATTTTGCTTACAATTATTCCGAATGATCCAAACAAGCTGCGATTGGATACTAAGAATTCCAACACACTGACAAGAAGAAATATTTGGATTGATAAATTTATGGATGAAGAAATCTTTCCGATTCAAGATTTAAAGGATGCAAAAGACGAACCAATTATTTTTGCTCGTTATGAAATCCCAAACATTGCAGCTCACTTTTCAAGAAATATCTCAACTAAATTTAAAGATGACCAAATAATCTCCTCCCTCGATTTAAGTATTCAATACAAATCAGAATCACTGTTAAAAAAATATGTGAATCAAGTCACCGGGAAAGGAGTAACAAATGGAGCCGTAATCATAATCGATAATCAAAGTGCGAATGTTGTCGGTTATTGTGGTTCGGCCGATTTCTATAACAATTCAATTTCGGGACAGGTTGATGGAATTACTTCCGTCAGGGCACCGGGATCAACATTAAAGCCGGCATTATTTGCTTATGCGATTGATAACGGTTTTGTTACACCTCAAATGAAACTTCTTGATATTCCTACAGACTTTGGAGGTTATGAACCGGAAAACTATGATCTTAAATTTTACGGAGATGTAACGGCAGAGTTTGCATTAGCAAATTCCTTGAACATTCCGGCAGTTAGACTATTGCGAGAAGTTGGAATGAATAATTTTCTCAGTCTGTTAGAGCGTTCGGGTTTTGAAACTGTAGCGAATTCAAAAAGTAAGTTGGGACTTTCATTAATTCTTGGTGGATGTGGTGTAACGCTTGAAGAATTAACAAGATTATTCGCTTCATTTGCTTCGAAAGGAAATCTACCGAAATTGAATTATACGTTTACTACTAAAGAGAGTGAAAGTATAAAAATATTATCAGAAGAATCAGCATACATTGTCGGAAAAATATTGATGAAGAATGAACGGCCGGATTTTCCTGCTGAATTTTTATTTACTACAAAGCAACCAAGAATAGCTTGGAAAACTGGAACATCATATGGTAAACGTGATGCATGGGCAATTGGATTTAATCCAAATTATACAATTGGTGTTTGGATGGGTAATTTTGACGGTAAAGGTTCGCCTCATTTATCAGGTGCTGAAATGGCCGTCCCACTTTTGTTTGATCTCTTCAACGCAGTTGACTATGATTCACAAAATGAATGGTTTGAATTCCCAAAGAATCTTCGAACAAGAGAAGTGTGTACAGAAACGGGATTACTGCCTTCGAAATTTTGTGCGAATCTAATGGATGATTATTACATAGAAAATCACTCACCTATGACGAGATGTACATTAGATCGAGAGTTATTTGTTAATGAAGAAGAAACAATAGAATATTGTCCGGAATGTTTACCGAATGAAGGATACAAAAAAGTAGCTTACTCGTTTTATGATCCCGAATTAACATTATGGCAAAAGCGAAATAATGTTAACGTAAAACGACCACCAAAACATAACCCGGATTGCAGTGCAAAATTTAGTTCCGAAGGACCGAAAATAATCTCACCTTCAAACGAGTTTGAATATCTAATTGAAAAAGGAAATGAGGAAGAAATATTACTTCAAGCCGCTTCAGATCCGAATGTTAAAATTCATTATTGGTTTATTAATGATAAGTTTTATAAAAAATGTTCTCCGAGTGAAAAAATCTTTATGAAAGCTTCCGATGGTAAAATTAAAATTACATGTATGGATGACAGGGGAAGGGAAACAACTTTAAATGTGCAGTTGAGGAGTTATTAA